The Artemia franciscana unplaced genomic scaffold, ASM3288406v1 Scaffold_7185, whole genome shotgun sequence genomic interval CTCTGACTGGGATTACATAGTCATGCTAGTGACCCCGTCCCAAAGCAAAAAGTTGACATTAGGAATTGAACACCAGCCCTGAAGCACAGAGAATTGTAAATTAAATCCcataacatgtttttttttgacaaattagaGCAAATGGGAGAAAATAAGcatacccctcccctcccacaaaacacaaaattagtAAGGATTTACTAATTAGCAATAAATTAGCTAGCAATAAATGAAGGGGAGAAACTAATTAGAAAAGTAAAGCCTTGAGACACAACTGGgtttattccaaaatataaaatctCGCCATAGCTTTACTGAAGCTTCACTGCATGCATAATATGAAATGCTCGCAATACAGGATGGCTtcaggtatcaaacagttcgtggtaacgaactgtagtaaggagcgacgaggctcaatagtaaccgaaactctaaaaaatggaattttgataccaatagttacatcaaaagaatcacattttaatgctgattttaaatatataagattagtcttacccatcaaaagttacgagcctgagaaaatttgcctcattttaaaaaatagagggaaatacccccctaaaagtcatacgatcctaacgaaaatcacaacatccgattcagcgtatcagagaaccttgttgtagaagtttcaagcccttatctacaaaaatttggaatttcgcattttttgccagaggcaaatcacggatgcgtgtttatttgtttttttgtttttgcttttttcccaggggtgatcgtatcgactcagtggtcctagaatatcgcaaaagggctcattctaacgaaaattaaaagttctagtacactttttaagtgaccaaaaaaattggagggcacctaaggcccctcccacgctcattttttccccaaagtcaccggatcaaaattctgagatagccattttattcaccatagtcgaaaaacctaataactatgtctttggggacgacttactcccccgcagtgggaggggctgcaagctacaaacttagacctgtgtttacatagaGTAATGGTTGCCGggaatgtacagacgttttcagggggatttttttggtttatgggggaagatttgaggggggggttacgtggaaggatctttccatgggggaagagactttcaatggagggaagattttctagcattattttaaaaaaacaatgaaaaaataaatatgaaaagttttttctactaaaagtgagaaacagcattaaaacttaaacgaacagaaattattacgcatatgaggggtttacctcctcgttatacctcgctctttacgctaaagtattttaagtaatttcaactatttattttacggcctttgcgattcaagggtcattcttaaggaattgggacaaaatttaagctttaatgtaaagagcgaggtatcgacgaggttgagccccctcatatacgcaataaaaacatacgaatatagaagttcgctacgtaatttaattcgtaagttacgtatattttttacttatgaaaacgttcgtaaaaattataagttatagttgcctttttaagtaatcaaaaaattggagggcaactaggcttcctcccttgctcctttttcttaaaatcttccgattaaaactatgaaaaagccatttagcccaaaaaaattaatatgcaaatttcgttttaattatttatgtgcggagagccaagatcaaaacctgcattaattcaaaaacatccagaaattaaacaaaaaaaaacaagttttttaaaggaaagtaaggagcgacattaaaacttaaaacgaacagaaattactccgtatatgaaaggggcttttcctcctcaacgccaagctctttacgctaaagttttttactgttttaaaatgtagagttaagagaaagagtcaaactttagcgtaaagagcggggcgttgaggattaaaagccactttcatatacggagtaatttctgttcgttttaagttttaatgtcgctcctttttttcatttaaaaaacttgttttttttttgttttttttaatttgctatATAACGTCAATCTGTTAGAGCAGATAGTTACCCATGGAACTTGGTATATAGGTAGAATTCTAGGATTCAAGCGGTTAGATTTAAGTCATAGATTCAACAAGGTAAATTGAATTTACCCACTCTACCAGGCcaatatgtattattttttctgcaGGTTGAAAATGTCAGATACGGCCTTTAGGCGTAACAGCGATGATATACATAAAATAATGAGCTTGGTGAatccaaatatgtaaaactaATTAGGGTTAAAGTTAGCCGTCAAAAGTGATTAGCAGACGAAGAGTCTAATAATTTCAGATAAGGAAGAAAACACACCCAAAAAAGAGGCTATACTGAAGAAAATTACACCATAAAACTGAGCATAATACATTACACCATACACACCATATTATTACACCATATATTACACCATTAAACTGACCATATTATTATTACACCATATTATTACACCATTATTATTACACCAATTACACCATAAAACTGAGAACCTAGGAGCATAGATTCGAAACATTTTCCAGCTGAAACTTTGCAAACAATTTGTTAGGTTGAATAGAAAAGCAGACTAGAGTCGCACCATTAAAAGGGTTCCTTTTCTCTatattctagtgattttttaacagtttttcaatgcaaaaaaaataataatataaaaactcCCAAGTCAATGCCAGAACTTGTCGTGGCTCAAGACATGGACGGTATGTTGTTGCTGAATTAGGGACTAGATAATGAAAGTTGTAGCATTCAAGCACTCCCGAACCCTTCTTCTCTACTAAGATTTTGGTGCATGGCGTCCTTGCAAGAGGTCAATTTCTCCGTATGCATAAACATTTcagcaaattttttaaacaatcaattgAGAAATGGTGCGTATTCAGTGTAACAGCCCGAAGAGAAATCCCTCAATAAGTCAGGAATTATGTGTGTTAAATAGGGAACAGAATGCAAAGCGTAACTTTGGATTACGTGACTGCataaattttcgaattttccaGGATATAGACTACTTAGgaccaaggccatatccagggggttGGGGtgtttgaacccctccccctagaaAAACCAAATGTTTCTTTGACtagtaaaaacgtaataaaaatgaataataaacaactttttgatgccttttttgaagttttgtagcccctccctcccggaaaatccttttgtaagttcCAACCCCTCCCGGAAAAATCTCGCACACGATCCTGCTCGGGATATTTTCGCAGGATATTTTCAGGGGATAttgaaacaataagaaaattccGGAgaccaaattataaaaaaaaaattaatttatccgataatttgaataaaaaagtgcccagaaattcaagaaatttaaaatctcGGGAGGGAATACCCAGAGGCTGTTTTAGGGGAAGATAGAGGGGGCACTCGCCCGGGAGTAGAATTTTAGgggcacaaaatttcaaatagccTAAAGAATCGAAcggttataattattttgtaattattgaagttttacttttacttaaataaagtagagggtgcAGTTGGCAGCAAGTAAACTCAAATTTAATCTGAAACTTTCCATTTTTCCCATGTCTTCATAaccatttcttgaaaataaaagtagcaataaaagtaaaatattgcgATGATTTAGATCCGATTCAGTTGTTCCACGAACTCGAAGATATGATAAAAAGATGATCCAACACCGACAGATTTCTTTAAAGAAACCTACACCTGTGTCAGAATTAATTGTGCAATATGGAGATGAAGGGGTCATCGCAAACATAAAGGGGGCATCACTgtcaaattataattattattattattatgcatattatacacattatacattatattataattggtacttgtgtattattcagaacagattcaataagtgaagttaggttctttcgtgaaagaaactacgatgcaggtacattttaattaaatattttatatatagagacggttaggttaggtaaagttaggtatttgatataatgcaccccaccccaccccccaatgtgcaaatatatagcccaaacttttgagaaagataatgaaataaaacaaaataggatgaaaatataattttttattaggaaaattgtaaaattaaaatttagaattcTAACATAACCTTCTGtctttgagttttgtctttgtggctatgaaaccgaattttctcataaaatgtacctgcatcgtagtttgtatcatgaaagaacctaacttcacttattgagtatgttctgaataatacacaagtaccttatAATTATTATACACATTATAATATCCTATTATTAGCGACTGCAGTGTCCGTCGCTAGTAATGAACGGTCGTTTACTATAGATACTCCAGAGCCAGGAATGACGCATAGGGCGtccgtagtttgtttcacaaaagaacctaactaCACTTAttaagtgtgttctgaataatgcacaagtaccttATAATTATTATACACATAATGATATCATATTATTAGCGACTGCAGTGTCCGTCGTTAGTAATGAACGGTCGTTTACTATAGATACTCCAGAGCCAAGAATGACGCGAAACCTCATCGTCATTCGAAACCTCATCAGACATCACGGAGCCGAGCTGCAGCCCTAAGACACAAAACATTATCTGGAAGAAACACGTATCCCCATTTTCTGTGCGCGGACCATTTACTATCTTCGTAGAGTGTGATAATCATTTTAACTAGTGTACCAAGTACTCCGTAATAATTCAGTCTTCTATAGAATCTTTTaatcaacagaatcaaatgccttttaaaaaatcaataaagagTACGTGAATTCTTTTTTCTCCAATTCCCTCGAATCTTCAACCATTagtctaagagtgaaaacaagATCAGAGCAAGACCTACCAGATCGAAAGTCGTATTGCTCTTTCCTAAGGAGACTCTAGGGATGTTCTAGGCCAGGGCCCCCACTAGGGATGCCTCCATTCCCCCCCTGTGTTTGCTCCTGAATAAGATATAATGTCTGATATACCAGTATATTAtaagctacaatgatgacagtggtcaaatatggctctgaagcatgggcgcacCGAAAatcagatgaagatttgctagatattttccagagaaattgcttagggattgttctgggtatccggctgactgaccgtatttcaaacagtgggctgtacgaaaagcgtggttcaatcccgctttctagggctataatgagagaaaggtttagATGGCTAGTGCAcgttctgcgaatgaaggatgacagattaccaaagatcgtccttttcggccaaccgtctaggggtaaacagaaagcaggtcgtccgcggctGGGGCGGGAGGATGTAATAAAGAAAGatctaaaggaaatgggaacttcctgatTGGGTGTAATGAGGTAGGCTTGGATtagattgggacggaggaggagcgtgcgtagctgtgtcggcCTCATATGGGttagtgctgcggtgagttgttagtagtaatggtagtagtataTACAGGAGTTTCGAAAGGAGGAACACGCATGAGCCCATCAGTATCAGGATTTATATTAAATTCTCCGACCATATAAGACTATGCAATCTCCATATAAGACTTTGTTCCAAAGTAACCCGTTAAGAATAGAATTTGTAAAGGGTTGAAATATTCTTCCGGAGCATTTCGAGAAAGCTTGGAAGGGGGCTGGAAAAAATGGCACTGGAGAAGTCTCTAACGCGAAGACTAGACGAGACTTTGTCTTGTTAAAAATCTTTAAGAGCCCCTGGAGAACTCTTGAGGGGATACACGTCCTCGGAAAGACACTAGAGGAGGAAAAAAATCTGTACTCTTGTGATGTTTAATGATTTTTGGATAGTGTTTTCATTTACAGAAATTCATTATTTAAGAGAAGAGGTTAAATCCTAGTTCTTTGACACACAACAACAATACTAGCATCAAACGAAAATGATGACACGTAATTTATGCATATatcatttatctatatatatttttttttaaacagctccatattctttttttaaattagcaaCCTTGGAttttctggaataaaaaaaaagagagaaaattggTTTAGAGccttttttagggggaggggggatcaTGTGAGAGACgtcatctatctatctatctatatctatatatataaaaataagttgtctttgtgtgtgtgtgtgtcgagtaacgtcatgtttgtgtgtcgactgacgtcatgtttgtcgactgacgtcattttaaggattgagctgtatgtgtcatgaagttgtttgtcgactgacgtcatgtttgtcaactgatgaaattacataccgggacactgggacacaaatgacgaccgggacacagggaatataaatgacgaccgggagcctcaaagagaaattacagaccgggacacccggacacaaatcacgaccgggacacagggaatataaatgacgaccgggacacagggacaaaactacaacgggggcacaggcgggatatataaaagacgaccgggacacaggaaatataaatgacgaccgggacactcaaagagaaattacaaactgggacaccgggacaaaaatgacgaccgggacacagggaatataaatgacgaccgggacacagggacacatcattagaataatgaggtacatatctgaatacggattgtttttcccatggacaattatatggtgcaagttcaagagtcagtaaacctgacaatctatttatatgtatagacaatgggacagcgaagaatgttgtaaattcgcatgttttacgtagttaaaaacatatatatatatatatatatatatatatatatatatatatatatatatatatatatatatatatatatatatatatatatatatatatatatatatatatatatatatatatatatatatatatatatatatatatatatctattcacaggtgggacatagggacacaactacaatggcgcgtaactaatatggcgcgtaacgacttacgcgcgcgggtggGGCTtaggggggtgcgaagcgccccaccaactaggtgttggggtggcgcgaagcgccaccccaacagctaatctatatatatataaataagttgtctgtctgtctgtggatctgtggatcaggtgacgtcatgtttctgtgtcgactgacgtcatgttttcgactgacgaaataacgaaattacattgggacacaaatgacgaccaggacaccggcacatagggaatataaatgacgaccgggacactcaaagagaaagcgaccgggacacaaggaatgttcaattagcaatcaccatcaacaaaacaccgtcaacaaaccatcacaaatgacgaccgggacacagggagtataaatgacgaccaggacataagtaaaaaaaaaactaaaaaaaaaggtaaaaactacaaaaaaactaaaaagaaaaaacaaactaaaaactaataaaaaaactaaaaaagctaaaaaactaaaaaaactaaaaaataaaaaaaactaaaaaaaggaaacaaaaagaaaaataaaggagaaaaacaaaactaaaaaaataaaaataaaaaaaaactaaaaagaaaaaagaaaaaaaaactaaaaaaactaaaaaaatgtaaaaaccaaaaaaactaaaaagaaaaaaaggggaaaaatacaaaaatttatttcatcatttaccatttcaaaaacgaatgtatatacagactgggacaccggaatacaaatgacgaccggacacagggaatataaatgacgaccgggacacagggacacaactacaacgggggcgccggggggcacagggggatatataaatgacgatggggacacagagaatgttcgattagcaatcaccatcaacaaagctcaaggcaatcattagaatcatgaggtataactaaaaaaaaactaaaaaaggcagaaaactaaaacctaaaaaaaagaccaattcaaaaacgaatgtatatacagactgggacaccgggacacgaatgacgaccgggacacggggacacaaggaatatcaatgacgcccgggaccctcaaagagaattcacagactgggacaccgggacataaatgacgaccggaacacatggaatataaatgacgaccgggacaccggggggcacacggggatatataaatgacgacggcgacacagggaatcctCGATTAGCAAACActttcaacaaagctcaaggaaatcattagaatcatgaggtatagatctgaatacggattgttttcccatggaccattatatgttgcatgttcaagagtcggtaaacctgacaatctatttatatgcacagacaatgggacagcaaagaatgttgtatattcgcaagttttacgtagttaaaaacatatatatatatatatatatatatatatatatatatatatatatatatatatatatatatatatatatatatatatatatatatatatatatatatatatatatatatatatattcacaggtgggacatagggacacaactacaatggcgcgtaactaacatggcgcgtaacgacttacgcgcgcgggggggcttgggggggggggggcgcgaagcgcccccaccaactaggtgttggggtggcgcgaagcgccaccccaacagctagtatatatataaaaataagttgtctgtctgtctgtcgagtgacgtcatgtttgtcagcttatgacgtctgaattatttcatcatataccaattcaaaaacgaatgtaatcaagccgatgtagctgagttggtaacgcgttatgttccaggttctaggttcgagaggttccagttTCGAaccattaatacaaaagaagaaaaaaactaaaaaaaaaaggttaaaactac includes:
- the LOC136043555 gene encoding uncharacterized protein LOC136043555, whose amino-acid sequence is MTVVKYGSEAWAHRKSDEDLLDIFQRNCLGIVLGIRLTDRISNSGLYEKRGSIPLSRAIMRERFRWLVHVLRMKDDRLPKIVLFGQPSRGKQKAGRPRLGREDVIKKDLKEMGTS